A window of the Scleropages formosus chromosome 5, fSclFor1.1, whole genome shotgun sequence genome harbors these coding sequences:
- the whr1 gene encoding serine/threonine-protein kinase 19: protein MWFRNRSYAAEWRTMNRKRALKCDTFCGKRGRSGAAEPLPAAAGGGGVAAGDRGDRVGGALDIKASLEHIMSLLPGKLWSDTVPRIALKHQLYSLHRDRTRVDRHLNELREQGDVLMFQLGFDSESVAVVFAADFKAKVLAAEVGRATQGPVEKFLNTVLASCCDMSVDETKMLQEFLFADSEITQLVKCGVLTVKDAGSWWLSIPNSGRFTKYFIQGRKAVLGMIRKSKYSEMLKSDLEGRQTTSRVKFHIQYHIHDIVGAELVDCIETTAGVLLRFADS, encoded by the exons ATGTGGTTTCGAAACAGGAGCTACGCTGCAGAGTGGAGAACGATGAACAGGAAAAGGGCGCTCAAGTGCGACACATTCTGTGGGAAAAGGGGGAGGAGCGGCGCCGCGGAACCgttgccagcagcagcaggaggaggaggagtcgcCGCCGGGGACCGTGGTGACCGTGTCG GAGGGGCCCTGGATATAAAGGCTTCCTTGGAGCACATCATGTCCCTCTTGCCCGGGAAGCTGTGGAGCGACACTGTGCCTCGGATTGCGCTCAAGCACCAGCTGTACAGCCTGCATAGGGACAGGACCCGGGTGGACCGGCACCTG AACGAGCTGAGGGAGCAGGGGGACGTACTCATGTTCCAGCTGGGCTTCGACTCGGAGTCCGTTGCCGTCGTCTTTGCCGCAGACTTCAAGGCCAAGGTCCTGGCAGCAGAGGTGGGAAGGGCAACCCAGGGACCCGTGGAGAAGTTTTTGAACACCGTTTTGGCCTCCTGCTGTGATATGAGCGTGGACGAAACCAAAATGCTCCAGGAGTTTCTCTTCGCAGACTCTGAAATAAC GCAGCTGGTCAAGTGCGGAGTCCTTACGGTGAAAGACGCTGGCAGCTGGTGGCTGTCCATCCCAAACTCTGGTAGATTCACCAAGTACTTCATCCAAG GACGCAAGGCTGTGCTCGGCATGATCAGAAAatcaaaatacagtgaaatgctCAAGTCAGACCTTGAAGGGAGGCAGACCACCTCTCGAGTTAAGTTCCATATTCAATATCACATCCATGATATTGTCGGAGCAGAGTTAGTAGACTG CATAgagactacagcaggagtgttACTGCGCTTTGCGGACTCTTGA